Genomic segment of Bacillota bacterium:
ACGGCGCCCTCCTGGGTGGGCTTCTTACAGGCCTCATTGTCCTCAGGAGGGATCTCAGGCTCTTCCTGGCCGGATCTGACCTGGTGGTACCCGGGGTTTGCCTGGGATATGCTCTTGTTAGAATAGGAAACATCTTTAACGGGGAGGTCCTGGGAAGGACTGCCACAGCCCTCCCTTTCCCCCGGCATCCCGCCCAGCTCTATGGAGTGGCAATCGGCCTGGCCCTGCTGGTGCTGCACGCCCGGAGTTCCCGGCTGCCACACACCGAGGGCAGCCTGTTCTGGAGGTTCGTCATCAACTACTCAATACTCAGGGCGGTGGTGGAGGAGACGTTCAGAGAGAACCCTCTCATCTGGCCTGTGCTTCAGAGTGAGGCCCACGGCATAGGCTTCTTCACCCTAACCCAGCTAGTGACACCGCTGGCCCTCCTGGTGGGCTATGCAGGGCTCCGAATCACCCAGAGGGTGATGTCATCTCGAGCGCCTACCAGTTCCTAGACCTAGAAGCATGCTAGTTGCTATGACCCTGCGCCTCAGGATAGAATCTATGGGGAAACTCAACGATCGGGGAGTGACACCTAATGGCTAAACCTGTAGTTGACCCAAACCTGTGCATAGCCTGCGGGCTGTGCGCAGATATGTGTCCTGAGGTCTTCGAAATGGGCGAGGAACACGCTATCGTCAAGGATGACGCTGACTGCGACAGCGCAGGATGCTGCCAGGACGCCGCCGAGGCATGCCCCACGGAGGCCATCACACTGCCAGGCTGAACCCCATGACCCGAGAGGTATGCGGTAGGCTTGAGGAGGACCCATCATGACCAAGGGCGACAAGATGCTGATTGCCCTGCTTGTGCTCGCCATAGCCCTGTCATTTGTCCTGGTGAGGGTGCCAGCCCAGGCAACGGGGACGGGCCAAGTGGTGGTGGAGGTAGGAAAACAGGAGGTTGCCAGGTTCGACCTGGAGGTCTCCGGCGATGCCCTGCTGGTTCCCATCCAGCTGCCTGGGGGTGTGGCCAACATTGAGGTACAGGGTGGCCGGGTCAGGGTGCTTAGGTTGCCGGACCACATGTGCCCCAATCACATCTGCTCCAACACCGGGTGGATCTCCCGGCCAGGGCAGGTCATCGTATGCATGCCCAACATGATG
This window contains:
- the lgt gene encoding prolipoprotein diacylglyceryl transferase: MDLGLDPVAFSLGPLEVRWYGLLMALSVLAGVILLNAGAKRKGIDGDALLSTALWVVLGGVVGARLMYVATTWGMFRDNLWEVIRIDHGGLSFHGALLGGLLTGLIVLRRDLRLFLAGSDLVVPGVCLGYALVRIGNIFNGEVLGRTATALPFPRHPAQLYGVAIGLALLVLHARSSRLPHTEGSLFWRFVINYSILRAVVEETFRENPLIWPVLQSEAHGIGFFTLTQLVTPLALLVGYAGLRITQRVMSSRAPTSS
- a CDS encoding ferredoxin, whose amino-acid sequence is MAKPVVDPNLCIACGLCADMCPEVFEMGEEHAIVKDDADCDSAGCCQDAAEACPTEAITLPG
- a CDS encoding NusG domain II-containing protein, translating into MTKGDKMLIALLVLAIALSFVLVRVPAQATGTGQVVVEVGKQEVARFDLEVSGDALLVPIQLPGGVANIEVQGGRVRVLRLPDHMCPNHICSNTGWISRPGQVIVCMPNMMVVTIVGGQEREVDVWS